The sequence ACAGCCCCAGAAGACCACTAGATCCGCTCTGTTCTTAACCTCGCCGAGGGTACATTTGACCGCCCCACATTCTTGAGCTGCCAAGACCGTGGGTCCATGACAGGTGGAAGAGGTATTGTCCAGGCTGGCACCCGTCAGCTCGGCGAGCCTGACGGCGAGCCTCTGGGCCTCCGCCTCCGTGGAGCTCAAACCGTAAATGAGGGGGAAATCTGCCTCCCTGAGGATGCGGGCGGCTTCCTCTATGGCTTCCTCCACCCTTACTTCCCTCCCATCCACCATGGGCTTGGCCCTGTCCTCGGCATGGGAAAGGAACTTCGATCTGGAAACGGGGCAAGCGTTCTTCGTGGAAAGGATTTTTCCATCCTCCACTTCCACTTCCAGATCGTCGCAAAGGCAACCGCAGAAGGGACAGACCACGCCCTTATACAGAACCAAGCTCACCCCTCCATCTCTTCACCAATTCCTCCAGGGGGGTGGGCTTCTCCCCCGGGGCCTTCGTAAGGCGGGCCTTCAAGCCCTTCAGGGAAGGCATGCCCGTTCCCTCCGTGAGGGGACTGGTAAGGAAGTTGGCCCAGGGACCCATCGGCATGAAAACCGTTCCCCTCTCCGTATTACCAAAAACGCATCTCACCACCACGGAACCGAACTCCGTGCTCACCCTGACCGTCTCCCCCTCCTTCACCCCTATGAGACTGGCATCCTCCGGATGGACAAAGACCACTGCCACTTTCTCAGAATATTCCGGAGAGGTTTTCCCCTTCTCCATGCTCACGCCTTGGTCCACCGTTCTACCGGTGTTCAGAAAGACTTCCAAGGAAACCTTCTCTTTCCTTTCCCCAAAAATTTAAATGTTTTCCCATCTCATTTTGGCCGATGTTTTCAAAGGTGAGGATAGGAGTGGTGAAAGTAGGGAACATAGGCACCTCCACCATGATAGATCTCCTCTTGGATGAGAGGGCGGAAAGGGAGGACATCGACTTCAGGATAGTCGGATCGGGTCCCAAAATGCAGGAAGAGGATTGTAAGGAATGCGCCCAGAAGATTTTGGAGTTCAATCCCCACCTAGTCCTGATCGTGAGCCCCAATCCTGCCCTGCCCGGACCAACCGCTGCCAGGAGAATAGTGGCTGGGGCGGGGAAGCCCGTGATAGTGATAGGGGATGCCCCCGGGAAGAAAGCGGTTCCGGACCTGGAAAAGGAGGGAATGGGCTACCTGCTGATCGAGGCCGATGCCATGATAGGGGCGAGAAGGGAATTCCTGGATCCGGCCGAGATGGCCCTCTTCAACGCCAACGTAATAAAGGTCCTAGCCGCCACGGGTGCCTTCAACGTGATCTGTGAGGAAGTGGAAAAGGCCATAGAGGGGATAAAGAAGGGTTCACCCTATTTGCCCAGGGTGGTGATCACGAGGCAAAAGGCGGTGGAAGCGGCGGGTTTCCAGAACCCGTATGCGCTGGCCAAGGCCATGGCTGCCTACGAGATGGCCAAGAAGGTGGCGGATCTTTCGGTGGAGGGATGCTTCAAGATGAAGGAGATGAAGGAGTATGTTCCCACGGTGGCTTCCTCCCATGAAATGATGGAAACCGCGGCGAAGTTGGCGGGTGAAGCTAGGGAACTGGAAAAGGCCACGGACTCCCTCCTGAGGAGGCCCCATGCCGACGACGGCAAACTGCTCTCCAAGAGGAAATTGATGGAAAAACCAGGTTAAGGGGACTTGAAAGAGATTTTGGTAAGTGCCCCATCGAGATTGCATCTGGGAATCCTCGATCCCTCGGGAAGGAATGGAAGGATTTACGGTGGTTTGGGGGTTGCCCTACTGAAACCGAGGGTGAGGGTGAGGATTTCCCCCTCCTCCTCTTTAGAAATTTCTGGACCCTCGGCCAAAACCGCCAGGGAGAAGCTCTCCCCCCTCTTGAGAAGGCTGGGAGAGAGGGGGGCGAGGATAGAAATCTTGGAAAGTATTCCCGAACATTCCGGACTGGGCTCCACCACCCAGCTCTCCTTGGCGGTGGGGATGGGACTGGTCAAGCTCTTCGGATCCAAGCTTTCGGTGGAGGAAGTGAGCGAAGTGATGGGGAGGGGATGGTTTTCGGGAGTGGGAACCCATCTCTTCAAACGGGGCGGTTTCGTGCTGGAAGGGGGAAGAAAAAAGGAGGGTGGTCTTCCGCCCCTTCTCTTCCACTCCCCCTTCCCAGAGGAATGGAAGTTCGTGGTGGCCCTTCCCCCCTCAAGGGGTTTGGATGAGAGGGAGGAACGGAAGGTCTTCGAGAGGATCTCCCCTCCCCCGGAAGAAGTGGGAAGGGCTTGCAGGCTTGTCTTGATGAAGATGCTTCCGGCCTTGGTGGAAAGGGACCTTTTGGCCTTTGGTTCCTCCCTCACCGAGCTTCAGCGGGTGGTGGGAGGCTATTTCAAAGAAGTGCAGGGGGGAATCTTTGGAAGTCCCCTCCTCGAAGAAACGATAGAGTTCATGCTGGAGGAAGGAGCGGTGGGGGGAGGGCAGAGCTCTTGGGGACCAGCAGTTTACGGTCTGGTGGGTGGGGAAGAAAGGGCCAAAGCCTTGGAGGAAAAGGTCGAAAGGTTTTTGGAAAAAAGGGGAGGGGGAAAAGTCTTCAGCTCGGGAGTGGACAACAAAGGGGCCAGATTTTTAAGGCGCTGAATCCTTCGAATGCACCTTCCCCCTAGCCAGGGAGAAGAAGATTCCGAGGAAACAGAGGAGGGAGAAGAGGAGGAAGAGGACTCTGGCCGTATCCATGAAGGAGGGATAGACCTCGGGCTCAAGCTTCTTCCTTCCCAAGCTCAGGGAGAGGACCATGGTGGTTATTCCCATGCTCATGGTTTGTCCCACCTGCCTCATCGTTCCCAGGGTGGCAGAAGCAACACCGTAGAACTCCCTTTCCACGGAACTCATCACCGCATTGGTGTTGGGGGAAGAGAAGAGGGCGAATCCCAGTCCCAAAAGGGAAAGACTGAGTATTACTTGGAGCAGAGGAGTTTCTCCTCCCAAGAAGATGAGGGAAAAGAGTCCAAGGGAGGTGAGGCCCATTCCCAGGGAGGCTACTAGCTGCGGCTCCACCCTGTCCGACCATTTTCCAGCGAGGGGAGAAAGGAGGGTTTGAAGGAGGGGCTGTACCATCATAACCGTTCCCGCTTCACCCGCGGAGAGGGAACGGGGATGTTGGAGGTAAAGACTCAGGAGAAAGGTTACGGCATAGGTAGCGCTGTAGTTGATGAGGGCTGCCAAGTTGGAAAAGAGGAAAACCCTATTGTCCCTGAAGAGGAGGGGGTTTATCATGGGTTCCTTTCTGATCCTTTCGAGGAAAAGGAAGAGGAGGAGGAAGAGAGAGCCGAGGAAGAGGGAGGAAAAACCGAGAGGGGAAGGGAGGGAGGAAAGTCCATAGATGAGGAGGACGAGCGTAACCACGTAAGCGAGGGAGCTGGGGAGGTCAAAACTTCCCTTGCTTCCGGCCTCCTCCTCCAACCTGAGGGAAAGGAGGAGGATGGAAAGGGAGAGGAGGGAAGAGAAGAAGAAGAGGCTCCTCCATCCAAGGCTCTGGGTCATGATTCCTCCCAAAAAGGGACCCAAGAGGAGCCCCGAATAAACGGCAGCCGTGTTTATTCCCAAAACCCTTCCCCTCTCCTCGGGAAAGGCCGAGGAGAGGAGGGCCACGGTCGTGGACAACACCATTGCGCTTCCCACTCCCTGAAGTACCCTCGAGGAGAGGAAGAAGGGAAAGGAGGGGGAAAGGGAAGAGAAAAGGGTGGAGAAAAAGAGAAGGGCGAGCCCTACCAGGAAGAATTTTTTCCTACCTTTGAGGTCCGCCAATCTTCCGAAGGGAAGGAGGAGGGCCGCAGAACTGAGGAGGAAGGAAGTGTTGACCCAGCCCAAGAGGACCGCATCCACCTGGAATTCCCTCTGAAGGGAGGGGAGGGCGAGGTTAACGGAAGAACCCAAGAAGGGGGTAAGGAAGGAGGCGGCCGCCACCGTCGCCAGCAGGCCCAGGCGCATGCTTCACCTTCCTGAGAAAGACCGGCTAGATAAAAGTTAAATATCGGGTGTGTTTCAATTAGCCGTTAAATCCGGGTGAACTCATGGAAGCGAAGCCCAAGGTCTTCGGCCATCTCCTCAAGGAGGTGGTGAGGGCAGGGTTTTGTGCCGGATGTGCAGCTTGTGTGGTTTCCTGTGAGCCGGGCGTGCTGGGTTTCGAAAGGGAACCCAAGATTTTAGGGAAGTGCACTTCCTGTGGTCTTTGCTACTCCGTTTGTCCCCAAACCCCCACCTCCAAATCCCTGTTCGAGCCCTTAACCGGAGCCCAATGCGATCCTTCCGTGGGCAGCTTCAAGGAAGCCCTTTCCGTACGCTCGACCGATGAGGAGGTTCTGAAGAGATGTCAGGATGGGGGGGCGGTTTCCTCCCTCCTCCTCTCCCTGCTCGAGGGAGGCCACATCGATGGAGCCCTGCTGATGGGAGTGGGCAAGGAACCCTGGAAACCCGAAGCCAGACTGGCAAAAACGAGGGAAGAAATCCTGGAAGCGGCCGGCACGAAGTATACGCGCGGTCCCCTCTTCCTTCCCTTAAAGAATGCCGACGGCTTCCAGCGCCTGACCGTGGTGGGCGTACCCTGCCAGGTGAAAGCGGTCAGGAAAATACAGAGGGGGGAACTTCCCTACCCAAAGCTGGGGGAAAAGATCTGGTTGGTGATCGGTCTCTTCTGTATGGAATCCTTCGACCATTCGAAACTGGGTGAGTTCCTGAAGGAGAGGATGGGGGTAAGTTTCGAGGAGGTGGCGAAGTTCGACATAAAGAAGGGCAAGTTCATCTGCAGGCTGAAAAACGGCGAAAGCAGGGAAATTGAAGTGAAGGCCCTTCACGATTGCGTCAATCCTTCCTGCTTCCTTTGCACCGACTTCACTTCCGAGCTGGCCGACCTCTCGGTGGGTGCGGTGGGTTCACCCTTGGGCAGGTCCACCGTTCTCGTCAGGACCCAGCGGGGTGAAGAAGCCTTGGAAATCCTGCGCCGCTCCGGAAAGGCCGAAATCAAGCCCCTAGCCGACTTCAAGCCCGGAATAGAGGGAGTGAAGAAGGTGGCTGGGGTGAAGAGGACGAGTGCGGAAAAGGAAAGGGAAAAAAGGAAGGAAGAGGGCAAGTCTCCTTCTCCCTAAACAAGCTTTTTTGATTGACCGAGAAAAGTTTCGGGAAACATGGTAGTGGCCGAGATTTCCGTCCTTCCCTTGGGAACGGGGAGTCCCTCCCTCAGTGATTACGTGGCCAAAGCCGTGGAAGTGCTGAGGAAGAGGGGGCTCAAATATCAAGTAACGGCCATGGGCACCCTCGTGGAGGGAGAACTGGGTGAAATCCTAGAAGCCGTGAGGGAAATGCACGAGGCGGTGCTGGAAGCCGGGGCCCAGAGGGTGATCACCACCCTCAAGGTGGATGAGAGGAGGGACAAACCCCTCTCCCTCGAGGGCAAGGTGGAGGCCGTCAGGAAGAGGCTGGAGGAAGGTAGGACATGAAGATGGATTTGGAGTGTTTTCCCTGCCTCTTGAGGCAGGCAGTGGAAGCCGCCTGCCTAGCCACGGAAGAGGAAGGGAAGAGGAGAGAAGTGGTGAGGGAAGTCCTCAGGATTTTGAGGGAAGTATCTCCCGAGAGCTCTCCACCACAGGTCTGTTTGAAGGTGCACGAGGAAGTGAAGAGGATCACGGGTAACGCCGATCCCTACAGGGAGGTGAAGAGGAACTTCAACCTTCTCGCCAAGGAGATGTATCCGGAGCTCAGGAGGATGGTGGAAAACTCCCAAGACGGTTTCCTAACTGCCGTAAAGCTAGCCATAGCGGGAAACGTGATAGATGTGGGTCCAGGTATGGTTTTCGATCTCAGGAGGGTGGTCTCGGAGGTGATGGCCAAGGATTTCAAGACAAATCATGTGGAGTTCCTCAGGGAAGAGCTGAAGAAGAGCAAAACCGTGCTCTATCTTGCCGACAATGCGGGGGAGGTCCTCTTCGACAGGCTTCTGATAGAAACCCTCCAAAACAAGCATGTGATTTATGTGGTGAAAAAGGATCCCCTTCTCAACGATGCCTCCAGGGAAGATGCGGAGTTTGCGGGCATCCAAGAACTGGCGGAAATCTTGGAAATAGAACTCGATCCCGAAACCATCTACACCCCTTCTCAGGCAGAGTTCCTGAAGAAGGCGGAAGTGGTGGTGAGCAAGGGC comes from Candidatus Hadarchaeales archaeon and encodes:
- a CDS encoding molybdopterin dinucleotide binding domain-containing protein, with the translated sequence MEVFLNTGRTVDQGVSMEKGKTSPEYSEKVAVVFVHPEDASLIGVKEGETVRVSTEFGSVVVRCVFGNTERGTVFMPMGPWANFLTSPLTEGTGMPSLKGLKARLTKAPGEKPTPLEELVKRWRGELGSV
- a CDS encoding F420-dependent methylenetetrahydromethanopterin dehydrogenase; translated protein: MFSKVRIGVVKVGNIGTSTMIDLLLDERAEREDIDFRIVGSGPKMQEEDCKECAQKILEFNPHLVLIVSPNPALPGPTAARRIVAGAGKPVIVIGDAPGKKAVPDLEKEGMGYLLIEADAMIGARREFLDPAEMALFNANVIKVLAATGAFNVICEEVEKAIEGIKKGSPYLPRVVITRQKAVEAAGFQNPYALAKAMAAYEMAKKVADLSVEGCFKMKEMKEYVPTVASSHEMMETAAKLAGEARELEKATDSLLRRPHADDGKLLSKRKLMEKPG
- a CDS encoding MFS transporter, translated to MRLGLLATVAAASFLTPFLGSSVNLALPSLQREFQVDAVLLGWVNTSFLLSSAALLLPFGRLADLKGRKKFFLVGLALLFFSTLFSSLSPSFPFFLSSRVLQGVGSAMVLSTTVALLSSAFPEERGRVLGINTAAVYSGLLLGPFLGGIMTQSLGWRSLFFFSSLLSLSILLLSLRLEEEAGSKGSFDLPSSLAYVVTLVLLIYGLSSLPSPLGFSSLFLGSLFLLLFLFLERIRKEPMINPLLFRDNRVFLFSNLAALINYSATYAVTFLLSLYLQHPRSLSAGEAGTVMMVQPLLQTLLSPLAGKWSDRVEPQLVASLGMGLTSLGLFSLIFLGGETPLLQVILSLSLLGLGFALFSSPNTNAVMSSVEREFYGVASATLGTMRQVGQTMSMGITTMVLSLSLGRKKLEPEVYPSFMDTARVLFLLFSLLCFLGIFFSLARGKVHSKDSAP
- a CDS encoding Coenzyme F420 hydrogenase/dehydrogenase, beta subunit C-terminal domain — encoded protein: MEAKPKVFGHLLKEVVRAGFCAGCAACVVSCEPGVLGFEREPKILGKCTSCGLCYSVCPQTPTSKSLFEPLTGAQCDPSVGSFKEALSVRSTDEEVLKRCQDGGAVSSLLLSLLEGGHIDGALLMGVGKEPWKPEARLAKTREEILEAAGTKYTRGPLFLPLKNADGFQRLTVVGVPCQVKAVRKIQRGELPYPKLGEKIWLVIGLFCMESFDHSKLGEFLKERMGVSFEEVAKFDIKKGKFICRLKNGESREIEVKALHDCVNPSCFLCTDFTSELADLSVGAVGSPLGRSTVLVRTQRGEEALEILRRSGKAEIKPLADFKPGIEGVKKVAGVKRTSAEKEREKRKEEGKSPSP
- a CDS encoding MTH1187 family thiamine-binding protein; its protein translation is MVVAEISVLPLGTGSPSLSDYVAKAVEVLRKRGLKYQVTAMGTLVEGELGEILEAVREMHEAVLEAGAQRVITTLKVDERRDKPLSLEGKVEAVRKRLEEGRT
- a CDS encoding ARMT1-like domain-containing protein, whose translation is MKMDLECFPCLLRQAVEAACLATEEEGKRREVVREVLRILREVSPESSPPQVCLKVHEEVKRITGNADPYREVKRNFNLLAKEMYPELRRMVENSQDGFLTAVKLAIAGNVIDVGPGMVFDLRRVVSEVMAKDFKTNHVEFLREELKKSKTVLYLADNAGEVLFDRLLIETLQNKHVIYVVKKDPLLNDASREDAEFAGIQELAEILEIELDPETIYTPSQAEFLKKAEVVVSKGQGNYETLEGTGANLFYLLMIKCPVVAKRLGGKVGDLVVKGERFG